The sequence CACGGTTGATCATCACATTGGCGGGCTTCACGTCGCGGTGCACGATGCCGTTGCGATGACTGAAGTCCAGAGCGGCGCACACGTCGGAAATGATTTCCATCGCGCGGCGCGGGGCCATCGGACCCTCACTGCGGACGATGTCGCGCAATGTGTCGCCGTCCACGTACTCCATCACGATGTACGGCAGCGGCCCCGCTTCGGTCTCGGCCTCACCGGTGTCGTAGACGGCCACGATCGCAGGATGGTTGAGCGCGGCCGCGTTCTGCGCCTCACGGCGGAACCGGAGGTAGAACGTGGGGTCGCGGGCAAGGTCGGCGCGCAGCACCTTGATCGCCACGTCGCGGCTGAGGCGAACGTCACGAGCGAGATGGACCTCGGACATGCCACCGAAGCCGAGAATCTCACCCAGCTCGTAGCGTGAGGAGAGGTTACGCGGTGTCGTCATGGCAATCCTTGTGAAGTCGAAGTAGCTGACTCCTCCGACGTGGTCGTCGTGGTCGTCGTCGGTTCGGTGGTGGTGGTCGTGGTGGTCGTGGTGGGCGGTTCGGTGGTGGTCGTCGTCGTTGTGGTGGGCGGTTCCGTCGTCGTGGTCGTCGTCGGCGGTTCCGTGGTGGTCGTGGTGGGCGGTTCGGTGGTGGTCGTCGTCGTGGGACGGGGTGTCGTCGTGATCGTCCGCAGCGACGAGGTGACCGCCGGAACCGTCGGATCCTTCGTGTCACCGCCGTCGAACAAGATCATTGCCAGGGCGATGATCGCCGCCAGCAACAGAATGCCGCCGGCGCCCCAGGCCACCGCCTTCTGACCGTTGGTCAGGCCGCCGCGCTTTCGGTCGTCGTCGTCCGGGTCGGGAACCTGCCCGGTGACCGGGCCCAGGTACGCCGCCTGCGAAGGGGGCATCATCTGGGTGGCCCCCGTCAGAGGAGGAGGCGGCAGCACGCGTGCCGTTCCACCAGCCACCGCGCCGGGCGGCGGCGGACGCCGGCCCGCCCGCACAGCAGCGACCGCGTCCGCGAACTCGCCGCCACTGGAATAGCGGACCGTCGGGTCCTTCGCGATGGTGATCTCGATCAATTCGCGAATGTTCGGCGGCAGGTCTGCCGGCAGCGGTGCCGGAGCCTCCTGCACGTGCTTCATCGCCACGGTGATGGCGCCGTCCCCGATGAACGGACGCCGCCCCGATAGGGCCTCGTAGCCGACGATGCCGAGCGAATACACGTCACTCGCCGCAGTCGCGTCCTGCCCGAGCGCCTGCTCCGGAGCGATGTATTGGGCGGTGCCCATCACCATGCCGGTGCGGGTCACCGGCGAGTTCTCGACGGCCTTGGCGATACCGAAGTCGGTGATCTTCACCTGACCGGTGGGGGTGATCAGGATGTTGCCCGGCTTCACGTCACGGTGCACGACCCCTGCGTCGTGCGCCACCTGCAGTGAACGGCCCGTCTGCTCGAGCATGTCCAGCGCATGGGGGACCGCGAGCCGGCCGACCCGCGCCAGGACGGCATTGAGCGGTTCACCGTTGACGAGTTCCATCACCAGGTAAGCGGTCGAATCACCGGAGCTGTCCCGTACCTCGCCGTAGTCGTAGATACCGGCGATTCCGGAATGGTTCAGCTGCGCCGTGGTTCGCGCCTCGAAGCGGAAACGTTCGAGGAATTCGGGGTCCGACGAAAACTCGGACTTGAGGACCTTGACGGCTACGCGCCGGTTGAGCCGGTTGTCCGTCGCCTCCCAGACCTGTCCCATTCCGCCCGTCGCGATGAGGCGGATCAGGCGATATCTATTGGCGATCAGCGCGCCGTTGTTCAGTGCCACAATCAGCCCCCTTGTAATCCGGCTGCGATGACGGCACGGCCGATAGGTGCAGCCACCGAGCCGCCGGTTGCGGCCAGTGCTCGATCTCCGCCGTCCTCGACGATCACCGCGATGGCGACCGTCGGGTTCTGTGCGGGTGCAAAAGCGATGTACCAGGCGTGAGGCGGTGTGTTGCGCGGGTCGGTTCCGTGCTCCGCAGTTCCCGTCTTCGACGCGATCTGCACTCCGGGGATCTTGCCTGTACCGCTGGTGTTGTTCTCGGAGCCGATCATCAGGTCTGTCAGGGTGGCGGCCACCTGCGGCGACATCGCCTGACCCTCGGACACCGGGTTGGTCGTCGCGAGGTTGGACAGGTCGGGTCCCTGCAGTTCCGATACCAGCTGCGGCTGCATGCGCACCCCGCCGTTGGCCACGGTAGCGGCGATCATCGCGTTCTGCAGAGGTGTCAGCGCCACATCGCGCTGGCCGATGCTGCTCTGACCGAGTGCGGCGTCGTCGGGAATCGACCCCACCGTGCTGTCCGCGACCGGGAACGGGACACCCGGCATCTGACCGCCGACGCCGAGCGCCGCCGCCTGATCGGTGAGGGCGTCGGCCCCCGTCTTGATGCCGAGTTCGACGAACGCCGTGTTGCACGACCTGGCGAGTGCCTCACGCAACGACGCCGTCGGGGCGCCGCCGCAGGTGGAACCGTTGTAGTTCTCGAGTGTCGTCGCAGTATCGGGGAGGGTGATCTGCGGCGCTGCCGTCAACTGGTCTTCCGGGGTGGCTCCGGCGCCGAGCGCGGCCGCGGTGACGACCACCTTGAACGTGGAGCCCGGCGGGTAGGTCTGCGAGACGGCGCGATTCAGCAGAGGCTTGCCGGGGTCGGCGTTGAGAGCCTCCCACGCCTGCGTGGTCTCGGTGCCGTCGTGGCTCGCGAGGACGTTCGGGTCGTAACTCGGGGTGCTCACCATCGTCAGGATCCGGCCAGTGCTCGGCTCGATGGCCACGACGGATCCCGTGTAGCCCTTCGACGTCAGCTGGTCGTAGGCGACCTGTTGCATCACCGGATTGATCGTGCTCACGACGTTGCCGCCGCGCGGATCACGCCCCGACACCAGGTCGAAGAACCGGCGGCCGAACAGCCGGTTGTCCGAACCGTTGAGTACCGGGTCCTCGGCACGCTCGAGACCCGTGCTGCCGTACTGCATGGAGTAGAAGCCGGTGACGGGTGCGTTGGCCAGCGGGCTCGACGGCGCCGCCGGGTTCGGCGGGTAGGTCCGCAGGTACTTGTAGCGGTCCTCGGTGGGCACGGACGCCGCGAGCACCTGTCCCGCGGCGGAGATCTGACCGCGCTGGCGGGAGTACTCGTCGAGGAGGACGCGCGAGTTCCGCGGATCGGCTCGAAGGTCGTCCGCCTTGATGACCTGCACGTAGGTGGCGTTGGCGAGGAGGGCGACCACCATGACCATGACAGCGATCGCGACGCGGCGCAGTGGTGTGTTCATGTGCGCGGCACCATTTCGGTGGGAGCGTCGGCGATGGGGGCGGGACCCTTCTTCTTCGGGACGGCCGGCTCGCGGGCGGCGTCCGAGATCTTGATCAGAATGGCGAGCAAAAGGTAGTTGGCCAGCAGCGACGACCCACCGTACGACATGAACGGCGTGGTCAGCCCGGTGAGGGGAATCAACTTGGTGACGCCGCCGACGACGACGAACACCTGCACGGCGATGGTGAACGACAGTCCGGCGGCGAGGAGCTTGCCGAAGCTGTCCCGTACTGCGAGCGCCGTGCGGAGGCCGCGGATGACGAGGATCAGGAACAGCATCAGTACGGCGGCGAGGCCGATCAGGCCCAGTTCCTCGCCGATCGTGGCCACGATGAAGTCGGTCTTCGCGAACGGCACCTGCGCCGGCCGGCCGCTGCCGAGTCCGGTTCCCGCGACACCACCCGTAGCGAGCCCGAACAACGACTGCGAGATCTGGTATCCGGTGTTGTTGTAATCGGCCAGCGGGTCGAGCCACGTGCTGACGCGGACCCGTACGTGACCGAACATTTGATAGGCGAAGAAGAAACCGATCGCGAGGAGGCCACCGCCGATGAGCAGCCAGCCGACGCGTTCGGTGGCGATGTACAGCATCACCAGAACGGTGCTGAACAACAGCAGTGACGTGCCGAGATCCTTTTCGAACACCAGCACGCCCACCGACACCATCCAGGCGAGGAGGATCGGGCCGAGGTCACGGGCACGGGGCAGATCCATCCCGAAGATGTGCTTGCCGGCGGTGGTGAACAGGTCACGCTTCGCGACCAGGACGGACGCGAAGAAGATGATCAGCAGAATTTTGGCGAACTCGCCTGGCTGAATACTGAAGCCGGGAAGCCGGATCCAGATTTTTGCGCCGTTCACCTCGGAGAAGCTCGACGGAAGGATAGCCGGTATGGCGAGGAAGACCAGTCCCGCAAGACCCAGCGTGTAGCTGTAGCGGGCGAGCAGTCGATAGTCCTTCAGTAACACCAGGACAGCGACGAAACCCGCGATGGCCAGGGTCGTCCACAGCACCTGCTGGTTGGCGTCGGGCGAGGGGACGGGCAGCCCGAAGTACTGGGCCGACTGGGCGTCGGCCAGATCGAGGCGGTGAATCAACACCAGCCCGAGGCCGTTGAGCAGCGCGACGATGGGAAGGATCAGCGGATCGGCATACGGCGCGAACCGCCGGACCGCGAGGTGCGCGATCAGAAACAGCGCTGCGTACGCTGCGGCGTACTTGCCGAGATCCCAGGTGATGCTCTGTTCCTGGCTGGCCTCGACCAACACCAGTGACAGGGTCGTGATCAGAATCGCGAGACCGATGAGCATCAGCTCGGTGTTGCGACGCGTCGATTGGACGGGGGCTGGTGCGAACCCGCCCGGTGGACTGGGAAACTGCGCCCCCGGTGAAGCACTTGCGACGGACATCAGCTAGCCGTCCTGCAGTTCTGACCGGGGACCTGGGTCGTGGTCGGCGTCGGGGTCGTGGTCGGGGTCGGTGGTACAGCCGTCTCGGGAGTGGGCGCCGGGGGAGGCTCCGGAGTGGGTGACGGCACCGGGACAGGGCTAGTGGTGGCCGGCTGCGATCCGCAGACGGGCAGGAGATCGTTGTCGGCAAGCCGTGCCATCTGGTTGCGGACGTCGTCGAGCTTGCCCGACGGCAAACCGGCGCGGACCTGTTCGCGGGCCGACGGCTGCAGGTCGTCGACCTGGAGAATGGTGCACCCGTTCGGGGAGTCGGTGGGCGACATCAGCGTGAGCGAACCGGTGTCGGTGACACAGCCGACGAGGTTGGCCTCCTGGAGCGAGTAACCGAGCACCGAACCCGGGACGCCACGCAGTACGGTCACACGTTCGCCGTCGGCGCCGACGTAGTAGTTGTTGCGGATCAGAGCCCGCCCTACGAAGGCAGCGACGGCGACGACGACGATGAGACCGAGCGCCAGCGCTGCCCACCACATACGGTGGCGCGTCTTCTTCGTCGGTGCTTCCTCGACCTGCGGGACGACGCGTTTGGGGGTCGCGCGCGGCGGCCGCATCGCTGCGGCACGGCCTGCGGCGGTGTTCGGCGGCGGGGAGTCATCGTCGTCGTCGGCGGATGCTGCCCCGGCCACGATCGGGTGGCTCTGCCCGTAGTCGAGATCGATGACATCGGCGACCACAACCGTCACGTTGTCGGGACCACCGCTGCGCAACGCGAGTTCGATGAGCCGGTCGGCGCATTCGTCCTGGCTGCCCTCACGCATCGTGTTCTCGATGGTCTCGTCACTCACCACATCTGAAAGCCCGTCGGAACACAGCAGATAACGGTCGCCGGCGCGGGCCTCCCGGACCGTGAGGGTGGGCTCGATCTCGTTGCCGGTGAGCGCCCGCATGATGAGGGAACGTTGCGGGTGGGTGTGCGCCTGTTCCGCCGTGATCCGTCCCTCGTCGACGAGGGACTGCACGAACGTGTCGTCGCGCGTGATCTGCGTCAGGGTGTTGTCGCGCAGAAGGTAGGCGCGGGAGTCGCCGATGTGGACCAGCCCGAGTTTGCTCCCGGAGAAGAGGATCGCGGTGAGCGTGGTGCCCATGCCGTCGAGCTCCGGATCCTCCTCGACGTGGTCGGCGATGGAGTCGTTGCCCTCACGCGTGGCCGCCTCGAGCTTGCCCAGAAGGTCTTCGCCCGGCTCGTCGTCGTCGAGATGCGCAAGCGCCGCAATCATCAACTGCGACGCGACCTCACCTGCCGCATGACCACCCATACCGTCCGCCAGCGCCAGCAGTCGCGC comes from Rhodococcus oxybenzonivorans and encodes:
- a CDS encoding serine/threonine-protein kinase → MALNNGALIANRYRLIRLIATGGMGQVWEATDNRLNRRVAVKVLKSEFSSDPEFLERFRFEARTTAQLNHSGIAGIYDYGEVRDSSGDSTAYLVMELVNGEPLNAVLARVGRLAVPHALDMLEQTGRSLQVAHDAGVVHRDVKPGNILITPTGQVKITDFGIAKAVENSPVTRTGMVMGTAQYIAPEQALGQDATAASDVYSLGIVGYEALSGRRPFIGDGAITVAMKHVQEAPAPLPADLPPNIRELIEITIAKDPTVRYSSGGEFADAVAAVRAGRRPPPPGAVAGGTARVLPPPPLTGATQMMPPSQAAYLGPVTGQVPDPDDDDRKRGGLTNGQKAVAWGAGGILLLAAIIALAMILFDGGDTKDPTVPAVTSSLRTITTTPRPTTTTTTEPPTTTTTEPPTTTTTTEPPTTTTTTTTEPPTTTTTTTTTEPTTTTTTTSEESATSTSQGLP
- a CDS encoding penicillin-binding transpeptidase domain-containing protein, with protein sequence MNTPLRRVAIAVMVMVVALLANATYVQVIKADDLRADPRNSRVLLDEYSRQRGQISAAGQVLAASVPTEDRYKYLRTYPPNPAAPSSPLANAPVTGFYSMQYGSTGLERAEDPVLNGSDNRLFGRRFFDLVSGRDPRGGNVVSTINPVMQQVAYDQLTSKGYTGSVVAIEPSTGRILTMVSTPSYDPNVLASHDGTETTQAWEALNADPGKPLLNRAVSQTYPPGSTFKVVVTAAALGAGATPEDQLTAAPQITLPDTATTLENYNGSTCGGAPTASLREALARSCNTAFVELGIKTGADALTDQAAALGVGGQMPGVPFPVADSTVGSIPDDAALGQSSIGQRDVALTPLQNAMIAATVANGGVRMQPQLVSELQGPDLSNLATTNPVSEGQAMSPQVAATLTDLMIGSENNTSGTGKIPGVQIASKTGTAEHGTDPRNTPPHAWYIAFAPAQNPTVAIAVIVEDGGDRALAATGGSVAAPIGRAVIAAGLQGG
- a CDS encoding FtsW/RodA/SpoVE family cell cycle protein, with translation MSVASASPGAQFPSPPGGFAPAPVQSTRRNTELMLIGLAILITTLSLVLVEASQEQSITWDLGKYAAAYAALFLIAHLAVRRFAPYADPLILPIVALLNGLGLVLIHRLDLADAQSAQYFGLPVPSPDANQQVLWTTLAIAGFVAVLVLLKDYRLLARYSYTLGLAGLVFLAIPAILPSSFSEVNGAKIWIRLPGFSIQPGEFAKILLIIFFASVLVAKRDLFTTAGKHIFGMDLPRARDLGPILLAWMVSVGVLVFEKDLGTSLLLFSTVLVMLYIATERVGWLLIGGGLLAIGFFFAYQMFGHVRVRVSTWLDPLADYNNTGYQISQSLFGLATGGVAGTGLGSGRPAQVPFAKTDFIVATIGEELGLIGLAAVLMLFLILVIRGLRTALAVRDSFGKLLAAGLSFTIAVQVFVVVGGVTKLIPLTGLTTPFMSYGGSSLLANYLLLAILIKISDAAREPAVPKKKGPAPIADAPTEMVPRT
- a CDS encoding PP2C family protein-serine/threonine phosphatase yields the protein MTLVLRYAARSDRGLVRSNNEDSVYAGARLLALADGMGGHAAGEVASQLMIAALAHLDDDEPGEDLLGKLEAATREGNDSIADHVEEDPELDGMGTTLTAILFSGSKLGLVHIGDSRAYLLRDNTLTQITRDDTFVQSLVDEGRITAEQAHTHPQRSLIMRALTGNEIEPTLTVREARAGDRYLLCSDGLSDVVSDETIENTMREGSQDECADRLIELALRSGGPDNVTVVVADVIDLDYGQSHPIVAGAASADDDDDSPPPNTAAGRAAAMRPPRATPKRVVPQVEEAPTKKTRHRMWWAALALGLIVVVAVAAFVGRALIRNNYYVGADGERVTVLRGVPGSVLGYSLQEANLVGCVTDTGSLTLMSPTDSPNGCTILQVDDLQPSAREQVRAGLPSGKLDDVRNQMARLADNDLLPVCGSQPATTSPVPVPSPTPEPPPAPTPETAVPPTPTTTPTPTTTQVPGQNCRTAS